The nucleotide window CCGGGCGCCGACGGCGCCGACCGACAGCGACGCCGCCGCGACACCCCGCTTCGCCGCCTCGAGGACCGTCGAACCGGCGGCGAGCGACGCCGCGAACACGCCGTTGAAGGTGTCACCCGCTCCGGTCGTGTCGACGACCTCGTCGACGTGCCCGGCGGGGAGGGTGAGCACGTCGCCGGACGGATTCGCGATCAGCACACCCTCGGCACCGAGGGTCACGAGAACGGGTGCACCCGTACGTGAGGCCACCGCCACTGCCCGCTCGGCCGCCGGCACCTCCGGGGCGTCCCGACCGTCGTCGATCAACGCGTGCAGGTCACGAAGTTCCGACGAGTTGGGCGTGAACACCGGCGCCGACCCCATGAGGTCGACCATCGACGCCGGCACCGGGGCAGGATTGACGACGCATCGGAGACCCCGCTCGGCCGCCGTCGTGACGGCCGCGGCGACGGCGTCGGCCGGGATCTCGGTGCTGACGAGCACACACCCGGCCCAGCCGCCCGCCCGGCGAACCGCAGTACGGACGACGTCAGCGGTCAGCAGGCCATTCGCGCCGGCGCCCACCGCGATCTGGTTCTCTCCGCGAGGGTCGACGACGATGAGCGCCATACCGGTGGACACATTCTCGAGCGCGGCCACGTCGGTGACGTCGACGCCCTCGTCCCGTAGTTCGTCGAGT belongs to Gordonia sp. KTR9 and includes:
- a CDS encoding PfkB family carbohydrate kinase, with protein sequence MTSHDRATGLLVVGAVNVDLVVETDRLPGPGETVVGPTVTRHGGGKGANAAVAAARAGAEVRYCGAVGSDDMGAGALDELRDEGVDVTDVAALENVSTGMALIVVDPRGENQIAVGAGANGLLTADVVRTAVRRAGGWAGCVLVSTEIPADAVAAAVTTAAERGLRCVVNPAPVPASMVDLMGSAPVFTPNSSELRDLHALIDDGRDAPEVPAAERAVAVASRTGAPVLVTLGAEGVLIANPSGDVLTLPAGHVDEVVDTTGAGDTFNGVFAASLAAGSTVLEAAKRGVAAASLSVGAVGARTGMPGDAEIRRAV